A single genomic interval of halophilic archaeon DL31 harbors:
- a CDS encoding NGG1p interacting factor 3 protein, NIF3 (KEGG: hbo:Hbor_07120 hypothetical protein~TIGRFAM: NGG1p interacting factor 3, NIF3~PFAM: NGG1p interacting factor 3, NIF3): MQRAPFVDRLDAELRTADYADIDASPNGLQVGRRAGEVEHVAFAVDAAEATIEAAVAAGADMLVTHHGVIFGGLDRVTGRAYDRIAPLVEHDIALYVSHLPLDGHPELGNAAGVADCLSLEELEPFGTMGPETVGLVGDRAEPLLLSDLTKTLDSALDTGDRSVQTLDFGPDEAERVAVLTGSGVDWLDEAREVGADTLVTGEGKQQVYHEAREAGINVVLAGHYATETFGVRALQELAEEWGLETTYIDHPTGL; the protein is encoded by the coding sequence CGAACTCCGCACTGCCGACTACGCCGACATCGACGCCAGCCCCAACGGCCTACAGGTCGGCCGCCGAGCCGGAGAGGTCGAACACGTCGCCTTCGCTGTCGACGCTGCCGAAGCCACCATCGAGGCCGCCGTCGCCGCCGGCGCAGATATGCTGGTCACCCATCACGGCGTCATCTTCGGTGGCCTCGACCGTGTCACCGGCCGGGCGTACGACCGCATCGCGCCACTGGTGGAACATGACATCGCGCTCTACGTCTCCCACCTCCCGCTGGACGGCCACCCAGAACTCGGGAACGCCGCAGGCGTCGCCGACTGCCTCTCGCTCGAGGAGTTGGAACCGTTCGGGACCATGGGTCCCGAGACGGTCGGGCTGGTCGGTGACCGGGCCGAACCGCTCCTGCTCAGTGACCTCACGAAAACGCTCGATTCCGCCCTCGACACCGGTGACCGGTCGGTCCAGACGCTCGACTTCGGCCCCGATGAGGCCGAGCGGGTGGCCGTCCTGACCGGCAGCGGCGTCGACTGGCTGGATGAGGCTCGGGAGGTCGGTGCCGACACGCTCGTCACGGGGGAGGGCAAACAGCAGGTGTACCACGAGGCCCGAGAGGCCGGTATCAACGTCGTGCTGGCAGGCCACTACGCCACCGAAACCTTCGGTGTGCGCGCGCTGCAGGAGCTCGCCGAGGAGTGGGGCCTCGAAACCACCTATATCGACCACCCCACCGGGCTCTGA
- a CDS encoding hypothetical protein (KEGG: hma:pNG6153 hypothetical protein) yields the protein MSRDCVNNMGSPETTTVFAGIDGRADATLPAWYEERHSGTEVVSFAEAIRDLPRAVESEVAFRNPYSGEWVDTERFNAIVEPERLAAQASGEAVDALFHIPTDSYAIINPMDVYAPLETVLQDETLDGRALGNVLFVEILRLCREAGMAEMGEVALDGRRVQGDAALDQNRTREQITDEIQDILDEAAEIDEAEDDEYGPEQRGDELPEELREQEDRLNRLQEAKNRLDTEEQQLKAEQVEKIHQREREEEEMGQKKRGRKPTPPEEVELPDDEGEHDRSSESDAQNQQWVEAGLQRPSNETVAVRPGAGQP from the coding sequence ATGTCCCGAGACTGTGTGAACAACATGGGAAGTCCAGAAACAACGACGGTGTTCGCGGGTATCGACGGTCGAGCAGACGCAACGCTGCCAGCGTGGTATGAGGAGCGACACAGCGGAACAGAGGTCGTCTCGTTTGCAGAGGCAATCCGAGACCTGCCACGGGCGGTCGAGTCCGAAGTGGCGTTCAGGAATCCCTACTCGGGAGAGTGGGTGGACACAGAGCGGTTCAACGCTATCGTCGAACCTGAGCGGCTGGCTGCACAGGCAAGCGGGGAGGCGGTCGACGCACTGTTCCACATCCCGACGGACAGTTACGCGATCATCAACCCGATGGACGTCTACGCACCCCTGGAGACGGTTCTTCAGGACGAAACGCTGGACGGTCGCGCACTCGGCAACGTGCTCTTCGTCGAGATTCTTCGCCTCTGTCGGGAAGCTGGAATGGCCGAGATGGGCGAAGTCGCCCTGGACGGCCGTCGCGTCCAGGGGGACGCCGCACTCGACCAAAATCGTACTCGTGAACAGATCACCGACGAAATCCAGGACATTCTCGATGAGGCCGCCGAGATCGACGAGGCCGAAGATGACGAATACGGCCCGGAACAGCGTGGAGACGAGCTCCCGGAGGAACTCCGGGAGCAAGAAGATCGGCTGAATCGACTGCAGGAGGCCAAGAACCGACTTGACACCGAGGAACAGCAACTCAAAGCAGAGCAAGTCGAGAAAATCCACCAGAGAGAACGAGAAGAGGAAGAGATGGGCCAGAAGAAACGTGGCCGGAAGCCCACACCTCCGGAGGAGGTGGAGCTTCCGGACGACGAAGGCGAACACGACAGATCCAGCGAGTCAGACGCTCAAAACCAGCAATGGGTGGAAGCAGGGCTACAACGACCAAGCAATGAAACTGTGGCGGTCCGGCCAGGGGCCGGACAGCCATGA
- a CDS encoding hypothetical protein (manually curated~KEGG: hvo:HVO_A0025 hypothetical protein), with amino-acid sequence MIFLADRDRYFQRTLLQEVHNRVAKQPGCRNVRYRPSRRRPRYVIATVDPEPFLGESYAVETARLEIRFWYPSEVNYEYYRINWIESERNLILGFHQNADCQDLGPCHIQLNYEAAPVDRHAATFLDAHPLSVLEERLQQFPSALNSIRWEDESPSIPE; translated from the coding sequence ATGATCTTTCTCGCCGATCGCGATCGATATTTCCAGCGGACACTCCTCCAAGAGGTACATAATCGGGTGGCGAAACAACCCGGCTGTAGGAACGTTCGCTACCGACCCTCTCGTCGACGGCCTCGATACGTCATCGCGACCGTTGACCCGGAACCGTTCCTGGGTGAATCCTATGCTGTCGAAACCGCTCGACTCGAAATTCGCTTCTGGTACCCGAGTGAGGTCAACTACGAGTATTACCGCATAAACTGGATAGAGTCGGAACGGAACCTCATACTCGGCTTCCATCAGAACGCCGACTGTCAAGACCTCGGTCCCTGTCACATCCAACTCAATTACGAAGCCGCTCCTGTTGATCGGCATGCAGCGACGTTTCTCGACGCACACCCACTCTCTGTCCTTGAGGAACGGCTACAGCAGTTCCCATCGGCGCTGAACTCGATTCGCTGGGAAGATGAATCTCCCTCGATTCCGGAGTGA
- a CDS encoding hypothetical protein (KEGG: nmg:Nmag_2682 protein of unknown function DUF6 transmembrane) produces MALPGVGVGFAALAAVALALQSIAVRLSTRTVPVVDVVSAIFVGNLLVLVPVTALVHGTNPGLTPAALAAFGVAGLLGSLLARIALFVGIDRLGPGRQLPPGPVNGSRLGWCWELSCSSPASRWCSSARARPDRVLQTASGRSDGHERRRPRPR; encoded by the coding sequence ATGGCGCTCCCCGGTGTCGGTGTCGGGTTCGCGGCGCTCGCGGCTGTCGCGCTTGCGCTCCAGAGCATCGCCGTCCGGCTGAGCACCCGTACCGTCCCGGTGGTCGACGTCGTTTCGGCCATCTTCGTCGGGAACCTGCTCGTTTTGGTCCCGGTGACCGCACTGGTCCACGGCACGAACCCCGGTCTCACTCCCGCCGCCCTCGCCGCCTTCGGCGTCGCGGGACTGCTCGGCTCGTTACTGGCCCGAATTGCGTTGTTCGTGGGTATCGACCGACTGGGGCCGGGTCGGCAGCTACCGCCGGGACCGGTGAACGGCTCACGACTCGGCTGGTGCTGGGAGTTGTCGTGCTCGTCACCGGCGTCGCGCTGGTGCTCCTCGGCTAGGGCGCGGCCGGACCGGGTGCTTCAAACCGCCTCCGGTCGGAGCGACGGCCATGAGCGACGAAGGCCACGACCACGATGA
- a CDS encoding regulatory protein ArsR (KEGG: hbo:Hbor_32350 bacterial regulatory protein, ArsR family~PFAM: HTH transcriptional regulator, ArsR~SMART: HTH transcriptional regulator, ArsR), producing MATNPTQSVGGDFPEDPADLLPEDSILSLEEYLAMHAAVGHRTRYEILYRLVHNGEMSPTELEAEMDIDDSTLHYHLNKLVDVGLVEKRQRTERGQDGLYTYYQATVFGEVTLTDGVDELICGEQKFEQMYDSTNDT from the coding sequence ATGGCAACGAATCCGACTCAATCAGTCGGTGGGGACTTCCCCGAGGATCCAGCGGACCTCCTCCCAGAGGACAGTATCCTCAGTCTTGAGGAGTACCTCGCAATGCATGCTGCCGTCGGACACCGGACTCGCTACGAAATCCTCTACCGCCTTGTCCACAATGGAGAGATGAGTCCGACAGAACTGGAAGCCGAAATGGACATTGACGACAGCACGCTTCACTACCACCTCAACAAGCTCGTTGATGTCGGCCTCGTAGAAAAGCGACAGCGCACCGAACGTGGCCAAGACGGCCTCTACACGTACTACCAGGCCACCGTATTCGGCGAAGTAACGCTCACCGACGGCGTTGATGAGCTGATTTGCGGTGAACAGAAGTTCGAGCAAATGTACGACAGCACGAACGACACCTGA
- a CDS encoding Transcription factor TFIIB cyclin-related protein (PFAM: Transcription factor TFIIB, cyclin-related; Zinc finger, TFIIB-type~KEGG: hsl:OE6140R transcription initiation factor TFB): MSQEAIYGRSFDEEDGQTPPTETTCPECDGAVATEGGETSCTVCGLIIEECHIDHAGTLRARFDDEQKRTGSPLTQGRHDRGLSTEIGWSRDVKGNILSEEKQRRLNRQRTQHRRAQWRSKAERNLAHACSEIARMVSALELPRFVRESASTTYREAQQADLITGRSIESMAAAAVYATCRCAGFAVSVSEVAEVSVCAEAQVKRAYKVLNVELGLETPVVQPESLIPKVATKCGLSSHVQHRAHELAMAAVDDGAGERPESIRSGCRLSVQRRHRARVADDPGRNCGGPRGFD, encoded by the coding sequence ATGAGCCAGGAAGCCATCTATGGACGGAGTTTCGACGAAGAGGACGGTCAAACACCACCTACCGAGACGACGTGCCCCGAGTGCGACGGCGCAGTTGCAACGGAGGGCGGGGAAACGAGCTGCACGGTCTGTGGCCTCATCATCGAGGAGTGCCACATCGACCACGCAGGGACTCTGCGCGCCCGCTTCGACGATGAGCAGAAGCGAACCGGATCTCCACTCACACAGGGACGACATGACCGGGGGCTCTCGACGGAAATCGGGTGGAGCCGGGACGTAAAGGGGAACATCCTCTCAGAGGAGAAGCAGCGGCGACTCAACCGACAGCGAACGCAGCACCGGCGTGCACAGTGGCGCTCGAAGGCCGAACGGAACCTCGCGCATGCGTGTTCGGAGATTGCCCGGATGGTGAGCGCGCTTGAACTCCCACGATTCGTCCGAGAGTCGGCGTCGACGACCTATCGCGAGGCTCAGCAGGCAGACCTCATCACCGGTCGTTCCATCGAATCGATGGCGGCAGCAGCGGTCTACGCAACGTGTCGGTGTGCCGGATTCGCCGTCTCGGTCAGCGAGGTCGCGGAGGTGTCGGTGTGCGCTGAAGCCCAGGTGAAACGCGCCTACAAAGTCCTGAACGTCGAGCTCGGCCTCGAGACACCGGTCGTCCAGCCGGAGTCACTCATCCCGAAGGTTGCGACGAAGTGCGGCCTCTCCTCGCACGTCCAGCACCGTGCTCACGAGCTCGCGATGGCGGCCGTCGACGATGGGGCTGGCGAACGGCCGGAGTCCATCAGGAGTGGCTGCAGGCTGTCTGTACAGCGCCGTCATCGAGCACGAGTTGCTGACGACCCAGGAAGAAATTGCGGCGGCCCCAGAGGTTTCGATTGA
- a CDS encoding hypothetical protein (KEGG: hvo:HVO_A0027 hypothetical protein): protein MPEPSQDGVESWAESMSARERIRSVAETLREPRSVNWISDQADAAWSTTNEEVKDLVNQGQLRRIEAGDSTLYQPDHTQLLFHEIRTLIEENSREELRNELTEITEEIEEWQEKYGLETWEELEQSLADGELSSAELRERRDVIGFWRENESDRQLLKHALELYSDVESAREQMADVADRATS from the coding sequence ATGCCCGAACCCTCCCAAGACGGTGTCGAGTCCTGGGCTGAATCGATGAGCGCGCGCGAGCGCATTCGTTCCGTCGCCGAAACGCTTCGCGAACCGCGGTCGGTCAATTGGATCAGCGACCAAGCAGACGCAGCGTGGAGTACGACGAACGAGGAGGTGAAAGATCTCGTGAACCAAGGGCAGTTGCGCCGTATCGAGGCTGGCGACTCGACGCTCTATCAACCGGACCACACCCAGTTACTCTTCCACGAAATCCGGACACTCATCGAGGAGAACTCGCGTGAGGAACTCCGCAATGAGCTAACGGAAATCACCGAAGAAATCGAAGAGTGGCAGGAGAAGTACGGTCTCGAAACGTGGGAAGAGCTGGAACAGTCGCTCGCCGACGGCGAGCTATCGAGCGCTGAGCTCCGTGAACGCCGTGACGTAATCGGATTCTGGCGTGAGAACGAATCTGACCGACAACTCCTCAAGCACGCGCTGGAGTTGTACTCGGACGTCGAATCCGCTCGTGAGCAAATGGCGGACGTCGCCGACCGCGCAACGAGCTAA
- a CDS encoding hypothetical protein (KEGG: adn:Alide_4134 hypothetical protein), producing MTELVYHDPADRTGISPFDRVICEITEDEEVLIACPYISPDYLQDITEQTDEWFLLTDVGEWLSIHGQTNREAIQEFLIEYQDHVRHVSDLHAKVVVGSDRALIGSANFTKKGLTGRTEMSVLLDEQDAIDELTEWFETLWSIYDPPAVDRVEAYIETASTNPSPAQNQSDVSFSSGKSPGTASLSESHRDAEVMDVEHEESHAKLIQRVSKAPSPEWIYSYFKLVDGLLSETRLTNDDPRLLMSIPKAGTLPVTVNNRYVLVAFRGEQSRTEFILPPTKKSEPYLEQADYTGRFDSIYDEDESDRPWFVGFDGIPNRIVDEEFREIWMSAVDKEMERAEKAPQRRYHDPVVYRAARDREYREKVTREAFEQD from the coding sequence ATGACCGAACTCGTATACCATGACCCGGCGGACCGCACCGGAATATCACCGTTCGACAGGGTCATCTGTGAGATCACCGAGGACGAGGAGGTGCTGATCGCCTGTCCGTACATCTCCCCTGACTACCTCCAAGATATTACCGAACAGACGGACGAGTGGTTCCTCCTGACCGACGTAGGAGAGTGGTTGAGTATCCACGGACAGACGAATCGTGAGGCGATTCAGGAGTTCCTCATCGAATACCAAGACCACGTTAGGCACGTTTCGGACCTACACGCGAAGGTCGTCGTTGGTAGTGACCGGGCGTTGATAGGGTCAGCCAATTTCACGAAGAAAGGACTCACCGGACGAACGGAGATGTCCGTACTCCTCGATGAACAGGATGCCATCGATGAACTGACCGAGTGGTTCGAGACGTTGTGGTCAATATACGACCCACCGGCGGTTGACCGGGTCGAGGCGTACATAGAAACGGCATCCACAAACCCGAGTCCCGCGCAGAATCAATCGGATGTTTCGTTTTCATCAGGGAAATCACCGGGTACAGCGTCCCTATCCGAGTCCCATAGGGATGCCGAAGTCATGGACGTAGAACACGAGGAGAGCCATGCAAAGCTCATCCAGAGAGTTAGTAAAGCGCCCAGTCCCGAGTGGATATATTCGTATTTCAAATTGGTCGATGGGTTGCTATCAGAGACGAGACTCACGAACGATGACCCTCGGCTACTGATGTCCATCCCGAAGGCCGGGACGCTTCCTGTAACGGTGAACAATCGGTATGTGCTCGTCGCGTTTCGAGGTGAGCAGTCCAGAACCGAGTTCATCCTACCACCGACGAAGAAGTCGGAACCGTACCTCGAACAGGCGGATTACACCGGACGGTTCGACTCGATATACGACGAAGATGAATCCGATAGGCCGTGGTTCGTGGGATTCGACGGCATTCCTAATCGGATAGTTGACGAGGAGTTCAGGGAGATATGGATGAGTGCCGTGGATAAGGAGATGGAACGAGCAGAGAAAGCCCCCCAGAGACGGTATCACGACCCCGTGGTATACCGTGCAGCACGAGACAGAGAGTACCGCGAGAAGGTCACCCGCGAGGCGTTCGAGCAGGACTGA
- a CDS encoding Deoxyhypusine synthase (KEGG: hvo:HVO_2297 deoxyhypusine synthase~PFAM: Deoxyhypusine synthase), whose product MSDEGHDHDEGHDHDEEPEREAFHHDPIGHASVHGGMSVGDLVEEYGKAGIGAAAVHESADITAEMLGDDDCTVFLSLAGAMVPAGMREIVAGLIREGHVDALITTGANLTHDAIEAIGGKHHHGSVHGHDEAQDPDGGTRDHDEQLRDEGVDRIYNVYLPQEYFSLFESHLREHVFPPLEEEGVVSIERFTRELGRANAAVNAEEDIDEDHGIAAAAYENDVPIYCPAVQDSVLGLQAWVYSQTSEFSLDALADMTALTDLAFEAETAGCLLVGGGVPKNFTLQTMLVTPGAYDYGVQITIDPEATGGLSGATLDEARSWGKFEKDARNETIVGDATVFLPLLVAAALERLEE is encoded by the coding sequence ATGAGCGACGAAGGCCACGACCACGATGAGGGGCACGACCACGACGAGGAACCTGAGCGCGAAGCGTTCCACCACGACCCGATTGGGCACGCGTCGGTTCATGGTGGGATGAGCGTCGGCGACCTTGTCGAGGAGTACGGCAAGGCCGGAATCGGCGCCGCCGCCGTCCACGAATCCGCCGACATCACTGCGGAGATGCTGGGCGACGACGACTGCACGGTTTTCCTCTCGCTCGCGGGCGCGATGGTGCCTGCGGGGATGCGCGAGATTGTGGCGGGCCTGATTCGGGAGGGCCACGTTGATGCCCTGATTACGACCGGCGCGAACCTCACCCACGACGCCATCGAGGCCATCGGCGGCAAGCACCATCACGGCAGCGTCCACGGGCACGACGAGGCACAAGACCCCGACGGCGGCACCCGCGACCACGACGAGCAGCTCCGCGACGAGGGCGTCGACCGCATCTACAACGTTTATCTCCCGCAGGAGTATTTCTCCCTCTTCGAGAGCCATCTTCGTGAGCACGTCTTCCCGCCGCTGGAGGAGGAGGGCGTCGTCAGCATCGAGCGCTTCACCCGCGAACTCGGCCGCGCCAACGCCGCGGTCAACGCCGAGGAGGATATCGACGAGGATCACGGCATCGCCGCCGCGGCCTACGAGAACGACGTGCCAATCTACTGTCCGGCAGTGCAGGACTCCGTACTGGGGCTGCAGGCGTGGGTTTACTCCCAGACCTCGGAGTTCTCACTCGACGCGCTGGCGGATATGACCGCGCTGACGGACCTCGCGTTCGAGGCCGAGACGGCGGGCTGCCTGCTCGTCGGCGGTGGCGTCCCGAAGAACTTCACGCTTCAGACGATGCTCGTTACGCCCGGAGCCTACGACTACGGCGTTCAGATTACGATAGACCCCGAAGCCACCGGCGGGCTCTCGGGCGCAACGCTCGACGAAGCCCGTTCGTGGGGGAAGTTCGAGAAAGACGCCCGCAACGAGACCATCGTCGGCGACGCGACGGTGTTCCTCCCGCTGCTTGTCGCGGCGGCGCTGGAGCGACTGGAGGAGTAA